Within Streptomyces tsukubensis, the genomic segment GACGGCCGGGAGGCCGGCCGCGGCCGGTTCGGCCGTCGACGGTGAACGCGCGGCCCGCAAGGGGCCCGCACCCGGGGGTGCCAAGCGCGAACGCGCTTGTCCGTTCTACCCCTCCCCCCCTCCAGGCGCGCCGCCGGGAGCGTCCCACCGCGCAGAGTGCGTCCCACCAGCCCGCCGGTGCTGCCCGGACAGCAGAACGCCCACGTTCCCGCTTGCGGAAAGGCAGGCGGAAACGCGGGCGACGGGCCGGTCAGACGCAGAGCGGGGCGAGCGCGGTGTAGCAGCCGATGCACACCGGCAGGGGCCCGCTGGTCTCGGCGGGAGTCTCAACACGCAGCAGCAGGCCGGGCTCGGCGGCCGTCGTACAGCCGGTGGCGCCCGGGAGGCGGTGGAAGATCGCGCACAGGCAGCGACAGCCGCCCGGCCGGTTCTGCTCCCAGTCGAGCAGGACCGGCAGCCGGAGAGTGAGGATGGGTTCCTCGAACCCGGTCACGCAACACCCTCCCCGGAAGCTGACTCCGGCCCGGGGTCCTGAATCTTGAGCCTCCGGAAGTGCGCCTGCATCGCTTCCTCCACGATCGTCTGCGGATTGAGGCCGGTCTCCTCGACCGCGACGGTCAGCATCCGGTTGGTCGCGGGCAGGACGCGCACGGTCAGCGCCTCACGATCCGGACCGCGCGGCCGGCCCCGCCGCCGAGCCGTACGAGAGGCGGCCTTGGGCGTCCGGGTGGCCGGGGCGGCGGGCTCCGGCGCCTGGCCGTCGTTCCCGTCCGCTGAATCGCCAGCATTCCCGCTGGCGGAATCGCCAGCATCGGACCCGTCGCCACCCCAGGAGTCAGGGTTGTCCCAGTCCGGTTCCTGCGAGCCGGAGAGATCAGCGGGGTCCTTCTCGCCCTGACCCGAGCGCTTCTCCTGCTGCGCCTGGCGGGCTTTCTCGGCGAAGGTGGGCATCAGGACTTCTCCTTCAGGTGCGGCAGCGTGTGGAACAGGACCTCGCGGTAGACCTCCTGGAGCAGCTTCGCCTCCCGGCCCGGTGCGGCGGTGATCGGCATGGAGCCGGTGCGGCACACCTCGCGGATGGCGTAGTTGCGGATGATGGTCGGCAGGATCAGGTCCCCGAAGTCCTCGACCAGGCGGTCGCTCCAGTCCTGGTGGATCTGCCGGTACTCGTTCTCGCGCGGCACGATGCTCCGAACGACCCCCGAGACCTTCAACCC encodes:
- a CDS encoding DUF6372 family protein; the encoded protein is MTGFEEPILTLRLPVLLDWEQNRPGGCRCLCAIFHRLPGATGCTTAAEPGLLLRVETPAETSGPLPVCIGCYTALAPLCV